One genomic region from Cucumis melo cultivar AY chromosome 9, USDA_Cmelo_AY_1.0, whole genome shotgun sequence encodes:
- the LOC127150955 gene encoding uncharacterized protein LOC127150955: protein MLELQSQPTPEGSQPLSEDEICDQVLGRRPGYSKGLGWGPKPKARRTASPSSSSTSCSQSTQKEIELQAKLHEALERIEIQDRNHQALASQVEAMKKMIEDLTRAQQGPPHDP, encoded by the coding sequence atgctggaactccaatcccagcctaccccagagggtagtcagccactctctgaggatgagatatgcgatcaggtgttgggtagacgaccaggctactcaaaaggccttggttggggacccaagccgaaggcccgcagaacggcaagtccaagcagttcgtcgacatcttgttcgcagtccacacaaaaagagattgaattacaagctaaacttcatgaagctttggaacggattgaaatacaagatagaaatcaccaagcattagcttcacaagtggaagctatgaaaaagatgattgaagacctaactcgtgcacaacagggaccaccacatgatccctag
- the LOC103503349 gene encoding chlorophyllase-1-like: MAAVVVDVKEKSKAAVSSVVDPHPCDEVFEKGKFEVSLITEKSGIFSSSKPLLVFTPTSAGSYPVILFFHGFSCLGSFYSDFLNLIASHGYVIAAPQLYVMPTTSEMNEIKSAVEVITWLSSGLDPLLPTNVKGDISKLSLVGHSRGGKTAFSLALGWGSPSLPFSAIIGIDPVAGTKYFQPEPHILNPISQPFKISSPVTVIGTGLGPEKATPVTCPCAPNGFNHVAFFKKCKPTCAHFVAVDYGHMDILNDNPPGMTGFFTNIACKNGKGPRELMRKCCSGLVVASLKAYLDNDVSFLNAIYVDPSIAPIELNPVDVIYKTSST, encoded by the exons ATGGCGGCAGTAGTGGTGGACGTGAAAGAAAAAAGTAAAGCAGCTGTTTCATCTGTGGTGGATCCACATCCATGTGACGaagtttttgaaaaaggaaaatttgaaGTAAGTTTGATCACCGAGAAATCAGGCATATTTTCAAGTTCGAAGCCACTGTTGGTGTTCACACCCACAAGTGCAGGTTCATATCCTGTCATTTTGTTCTTTCATGGCTTCAGCTGTCTTGGATCCTTTTACTCTGATTTCCTCAACCTTATAGCTTCCCATGGCTATGTTATTGCTGCTCCACAG TTGTACGTAATGCCAACCACAAGTGAAATGAATGAAATAAAGTCAGCAGTAGAAGTGATAACATGGTTGTCATCAGGACTTGACCCATTACTCCCGACCAACGTGAAAGGAGACATTTCAAAACTAAGTCTAGTAGGCCACAGCCGAGGTGGCAAAACAGCCTTCTCCTTAGCCTTAGGCTGGGGTAGCCCTTCTCTTCCCTTCTCCGCCATAATTGGCATCGATCCAGTAGCCGGAACCAAATACTTCCAACCCGAACCCCACATCCTAAATCCGATTTCTCAACCCTTCAAAATTTCCTCACCCGTTACGGTCATCGGGACTGGGCTAGGTCCAGAAAAGGCTACCCCAGTCACATGCCCTTGTGCTCCTAATGGCTTCAACCATGTTgcatttttcaaaaaatgtaAGCCAACTTGTGCCCATTTTGTAGCTGTGGACTATGGTCATATGGACATCTTGAACGACAACCCGCCTGGGATGACGGGGTTTTTCACGAATATTGCTTGTAAGAATGGGAAGGGCCCAAGGGAACTTATGAGGAAGTGTTGCAGTGGGCTTGTAGTTGCTTCTTTGAAGGCTTATCTCGACAATGATGTGTCATTTCTAAACGCAATTTATGTTGACCCTTCTATTGCTCCTATTGAGCTAAATCCTGTGGATGTTATTTACAAAACATCCTCTACCTAA